Within Vicia villosa cultivar HV-30 ecotype Madison, WI linkage group LG1, Vvil1.0, whole genome shotgun sequence, the genomic segment CAATCAGAATAACTACACAATCAGAATAACTACCTAATCAGAATAACAACCAATCAGAATAAATGTTTACCTAACACAAATATGTTTATCAACTAGCCTGAATAATAAGACAATCagaataaatgcacaaatatgttTAACAACTAGCCAGAATTAGTGTTTACCTAACACAAATATGTTTATCAACTAGCCTGAATAATAAGACAATCagaataaatgcacaaatatgttTATCAACTAGCCAGAATTAGTGTTTACCTAACACAAATATGTTTATCAACTAGCCTGAATAATAAGACAATCagaataaatgcacaaatatgttTATCAACTAGCCAGAATTAGTGTTTACCTAACACAAATATGTTTATCAACTAGCCTGAATAATAAGACAATCagaataaatgcacaaatatgttTATCAACTAGCCAGAATTAATGTTTACCTAACACAAATATGTTTATCAACTAGCCTGAATAATAAGACAATCAGAATAAATACACAATCAGAATACCTAACACTATAGCCGCATTATTCAATTCATCCACATCCTCATTAATTAGTTCAGCTTCTGCTTCAACTGGATGCATGACATATAGATGCACATTCCCATTAATCAATGCAATAACTTTCATTCTAGTTGTTCCTGTGTCGTCTTTCAACATCACTAACTCATTGTCATCCATTGCATCGTAATACCACAAACTATCTACTTTTGGGTACCCTAGTTCTTTTAAACTATCCATAACCTCGAAATAACTCCAATAATCCGGGTCAACCCCCCAAATCTCCTCTAACACATCATAACCTAACCTATTAAACTCAGTAAACACACCCCCATGATGTACGACACACTCAAACCGATCACTCATGACCTAATCACAACGAATAAGGAATATGTGAGACTACATAGAAGACAACAAGCTAATAACGACAACTATGAAAACGAAATGAAGAGGGATATCCACGTACCTTAGCCTGCAAATGAGTTACTGGAAACAATCTTCGTCTTCAGCCAGAGGGTTTCTTTGCATCTGCTAGGGTTTCTGAGACAAACTATGGAAATGAGGAGAATGAGAAAATGACGTTCTGGAAACGAAAAGCTTGAGGAAATGAGGTTACTATTTGTGACACATCAGTATATGCATAATTGACACATCATATTACTAAATGCCACATAATCTTTTTTTAACGTTTGTTGACATAATGGATTTAACTGACTAACGGAGACTGTTTGAAGGAGGCTAATGAAACGTTTTAAATTTGTGGGACTAAACTGAAACAATAAATTAAGCTACGGGACTAAAAGAGTAATTAAGCCTAATATTTATAGAGAGGTAAAATCATGTTAATATAGCCGTTAAAGTTTCAAAAACTATATAGCCGTTGGTTTAATGTCGTTGGGTTTTGTTATCAATAcatttaatgataaaaataataatattttatgtttAAAATTGAATAGCTCACGTTGCTTCAATAGATGGTGGAAACTAAATTTTAGTTCATTTAATGCCATGTCATACTTAATGCATTGCAGGTTCCTTATGATTAACGTGAACTATAAAGAATTTTATCTTAAAGCATCCTGCGCTAAAGATGCTCTTAGAAGTTTGATATAGGTGTTACCCCATTTAAGTATCTTGGGCTTTCTATTGGCACAAATCTGAGAAGAAAAGAGATGTGGAAGTCAGTGGTAGATTCAATAAAATCCATATTAAAAACTGACCCAGGCGGGTTGTGGTAGAGAATAATTCGAAGTAAATACAGGTCGGGAAACGAGAATGTAAGCACAACTTCTTGCCCAATATCTACATGGtggaaaaatataaatcaaattgaGTCTGGAGTGTGGGAGTTCCAGGGTGATTGGCTAACTACAAGATTAAGAAAAGTTATTGGTAAGGGAAACAAAACCATATTTTGGAGTGATTGGTGGTGCAACAGAGGGCCTTTAAAAAAAGTATTTAACAATCTATTTGCACTAGTTAGGGATAAAAACATGAAAGTTGTTGATTGTGCCACGGGGGAGGGTGAATAGAGAAGGTGGATAATTAACTGAATTAGGGGTCTAAATCATAATGAGTGCAAATACTTGAAAGATTTGTTGAACGTATTGGAAGAGGTGGATATGAATGACATAGAGGAAGACCGTTGGATTTGGGAGGATGGAAATGATCgacaatattcaataaaatatgcATATAAGGTACTCATGTTTGACAATACAATCAACTATAATTCAAGTCTCGCAATGGTCTGGCATAAAGAGATTCTAACAAACGGTTGAGTGCTATTATGGAAAGTACCACAAAACAAAATTGCTTCAAAAGATAACCTCTTTAAAAGATGCATTTTGAACCAAAATGAACTAACTTTGAAGGAAAATTGTGATACAATGCGCAATAGAAAACACAAATTTTTCTTTAATGAACCCTACGAATTGGCATGATCAGTGCTAGAAACGGTTACCTCTTGTggatattaaaacctttgatgcAGAGTCGAAGGAGTGATCACGAGCGTTGATGAAGAATAACGCCTCTACTCAATCCACACGAACAAATATCTTTAGTCTCAGTGCTAACTGATACGAATGAAGGTTTTGAGTAAGAGAGAAATAAAAAGATGCCTAGGTTTTACAAACCAGATTTTCATCAAGACTGAGTGCTTCTGCACAGGGGTtctatttatagaaccacttgtTGATCGGGACTTTATAAGTCTATCGGGATACTAACTGCAAGTATACAGTCTAGTCgttttagttttaaaagatatcgaacccataGAGACTGAGGATCAATATAGTACGATCTTATGTTACTATGTTAGCTAAAGCTATCAATTTCTTGGTTGTTGGGAACGGAAACTacattattttgatttgaaatctCAATCCTAGTTGTGACATTTATAGCTAGTACATGTAactttgttactcttttcaaatcagtAAATGAATCTGGCAATTGGTTTGCTAAATCTCGTAAGTGGACTATTTTCTTTACATTTTCTTCCCACAATCTATTATATGGATCCAAATGTAGTAAATGAGGTACATTCCATGTTATGTCATTTTCTAGTTTTTTATCCTCTCCCCCTAGAGTTGGAAATATTGTTTCGTAAAAATGACAATCAACAAATCTTGCCTAAAAAACATCACCTATTAAAGGTTCAAGATATCTAATAATAGATGGTGATTCATACCCCACACATATACCTAACCTCCTTTGAGGTCCCATCTTTGTTCTTTGCGGTGGTGATATTGGGACATATACTGCACATCCAAATATCTTTAAATGAGAAATATTTGGTTCCCTACCAATTGCAAGTTGATAAGGGGTATGTTTATGATCAGCACTTGGCCCTAGACGGATAAGTGTTACAGCATGTAAAATTGCATGACCCCAAACAATAACTGATAGTTTAGTTCTCATTATTAATGGTCTAGTAATATATTAAAGACGTTTAATTAATGACTCAACTAAACCATTTTGTGTATGTACATGAGGAACATGATGTTCAACAGTAATACCAATTGACATGCAATAATTATTGAATGATTCAGATGTATATTCACCAGCATTGTCaagtttaattttctttatagtaTAATTAGGAAATTGAGctctaagtttaattatttgtgcaagaaattttgtAAATGCCATATAACGACTTGATAGTAAGCATACATATGACCATCTACTAGATGCATCAATCAATACCATAAAATACCTAAATGGTCCTAACGGTGGATGGATAGGTCCACATATGTCTCCTTGAATTATTTCAAGAAATGCAGGTGATTCTGTCTGAATCTTGCCCGGTGAATGCTTTGTTATTAGTTTGCCAAGAGAGCAAGCTTCACACGGTTTATCTTCTTGTGTAAAATTTAAACTTTTCAATGGATGACCATGTGTACTTTCAACTATTTTACGCATCATTGTTGAACCAGGGTGAGCTAAATGGTCATGTCATAAAATCACAATTTTGGGATCTTCTTTTAGTACTAAATTGCATTCAATTTCATGTATATATGTGTAATGTAATCCAGAAGGCAATTTTGGtagtttttctaaaattttcttcTTTTCCAAAACATTAGAAGTAATATTGATGTATTTCATATTACCTTCAGTTGCAGTTTCAGTATCATATCCTTGACGATATATGTCATTAAAACTCAACAAATTTCTCTTTGACTTTGGAGAGTATAAAGCTTTATTAATGACAAATTTTGTCCCATTTGGTAATACGAACATAGCATTACCCGTTCCTTCAATTAAATCTGCAGGACCTGAGATTGTATTTATTAAACCTTTAGTGGGATTTATTTCAGTAAAATATTTCTTACTTTTGAGGATTGTGTGTGTAGTTCCACTGTCCGGAATGCAAATGTCTTTGACATGTTCCATGTCTAGCCttcttgaaaagaaaaataagattaaATACAGTAAATTAACAAcatatttaacattattatttcATACAAACTTAAGATACACCTTAACAAAATACAAATTGTTAAGTAGATAcatatttcaaatataaaaacaaGCACACCAAACATTATTCAAATACATATTTTAAATAGTTACTTAATCTGTTTCACCTCCAACAAAATCAGCAGTTTCAAAATAGGTATTATCATTTATGGGTTCAATCTCATTATAATTcacttcttttcccttttcttcaaCATATGCCATTTGTCTTTTACACAAATGTTCTAGTGTTCTACACACCTTAGACCAGTGGCCTGTCTTTCCGCATCTGTAGCATATATCCTCATAATTCCTTGAGGGACCTTCTTGGATATACTTACCCTTTTCTTTGCGATTCCAATTATTTTGGTCATATCTGAGGGATCTATAACTATTCACATGACCTCTTCCACGTTCTCTACCATGAAAATGGTTTCGACCGTGGAAAAGGTTTCGACCATGATATCCTCCTTGATTGTGACTATCAAAACAAGCATAACCATTATTACCATCAAAATGAACATGACCACCACGTCTCTTGAGATGATTAAAGCCACCACGCCTACGATTAAAGATCATGGCATTAGTTTCAGGATATGACATTGTTCCCGTGGGTCGTGCCTGGTGGTTTTTTATAAGGAGCTCGTCATTTTGTTCTGCCACTAGAAGGGCTGCAACTAAATGAGAATACTCAGTGTATTCCCTCATTTTATGCAATCAGAATTCTAGCTATGATATAATCTGGTGCATATCAGAATTATATGCAATGACAGTTTTATAATCTTGGAACCTTAACTTGTTCCATTGATCCATTAATGAGGGTAACATGAGTTTCTTCTGATGTCCAAATCTTGCTTTAATTTTGTCCCATAAAATATTGGGATCTTTAGCATTTGAATATTCTGTTTGCAATCCATCATCAAGATGATGCTTGATTATTCTGTTTACTTTTGACTTTCTCTTTTCCATTTCATCTGGGTCGTCTGTCGATTTTTCAGAATTCTCTCCTTCAAGGATTTTGTTAAGTCCCCCACATGTAAGGTACTCTATTAAATTGTTGTTGGAGGTTATGAAGTTGTCCCCAGTTATGCTTAGAATTTTGAATTGATGCTTAAGATTTGACATGATTATATCTATAATTCAGATGAACATAATCAATAtttaaaactaaaagaaatatcaATTTATTCAGCTACAAAATTCATGACTACATATTATTCAAAAACCTCTATTAACAAACCAAGCTAAGATCAGTAATGGTAAGATGATAATTATGATTAAAGCCGAAAAATCATTACCTAATTCTTCACGCTTGATAATACTGACAGCAAACAACATAATTACAAGTAGAGAGATGAACAAAATGAGAAATTtagccatttgaaaaatatggaaaGATAGTTTGAGAATGGTGTGAAAGTTATGAAAGAAGTAGAAGTATTTATAAaggtaattttgaaaaaaatggtcGTTATATTACCGTTGgggaaaaggaaaaaggaaaaaggaaaaagaaaaagttaagtgtgataaaaaaatatttagccaaattttaattatattaaatatcatCTAGTAGTTATAAGTGTTAGAGTTAATTATAATCTATAATATATAAGGTAAATGAAcacatatgaaaaaaaaattagaatatgcGCATGAGGTTTTTAGACCTCCACTGAATATAAAAGAATATTTGTATTAGGAGTCTCAGACTTccattaaatataaaagttagtaactgCAAATGGGGCTATAAACCTCCACTAAAATATAAATGTTAGTACTCCTAACAACATATGGTGGTTTTTAAACCTCCACtgaatataaaagttagtaacaaCATATGGTGCTTTTTAAACTtccactaaatataaaagttagtaacatcataaatataaatttatgttagtaatTGCATATGGGGTTTTATACCTCAACACAAAATTATAATGAAAATAGTCAGACTTATTATAGAGCACTTGACAAGTTGTCAATTTTCTATATAGAGCCACTCTAGTTATAAATTACTTGACTGATTGCCAATTTTCTATAACCGGGGCAGATGAAAAATAATAACAAGATTAAAGAGGTAAGTATATAATATATACCTAGTGTACTGGAAACTTCTTCTGATAGAAACGATcatgctgataacgtgttaagaAAACTGAATACAGAGAGATAGAAGAGACTGATAATAtcttattttatctttgaagatgATTTTTGTGTGACATTACATAAACCATGGAGTGATATTTATAATGCTAAAATTTCACTACTATTGAATATAATGATAGATGCTATTATGCAAAGTTTGAAATTTTATGTATAAAGTAGATATATACTattcataaatattttaaaatagtaatACTAATTATTGAATATAATGATACAAAGTTTGAAATTTTATGTATAAAATAGATATATACTATTCATGAGTATTTCaaaatagtaatagtaataattgCTTATTATTATAGTAACAGTTAAAAACAGAATATattatgtaattttaaaaaatattaaaatatatggtTCAAAAAGTAGAAAAGTTACCGTGGCTTTCCCGCAATAAAGTCAGTCAATCTGCCGCCGTTATGCCTCTGCTCTGTGTGTTGCTGCTCAacccttctctctttctctccctcactTTCTCTTTGTCTCTCTAAAATCTCAGGGCTTGGATTCTACCCTTTTCACAACCGTTACTCTTTGATTCCAGGTTCGATCCACTTCTCTTTGATTCTTTCAAAGGATCTTCTTGTTTCCGGCGTTGATTtctgttgttattattattgttgttgtgaaTTTTaggtttatttctttttttgtaatTTGGCTTCGTTGAGTTGGTTCTGAAATCTCGTTGTGCTTTGGTTTATCTAGTTTCTAATTC encodes:
- the LOC131618646 gene encoding uncharacterized protein LOC131618646, giving the protein MREYTEYSHLVAALLVAEQNDELLIKNHQARPTGTMSYPETNAMIFNRRRGGFNHLKRRGGHVHFDGNNGYACFDSHNQGGYHGRNLFHGRNHFHGRERGRGHVNSYRSLRYDQNNWNRKEKGKYIQEGPSRNYEDICYRCGKTGHWSKVCRTLEHLCKRQMAYVEEKGKEVNYNEIEPINDNTYFETADFVGGETD